A genomic window from Silene latifolia isolate original U9 population chromosome 11, ASM4854445v1, whole genome shotgun sequence includes:
- the LOC141612369 gene encoding large ribosomal subunit protein uL10-like has protein sequence MAVKPTKAQKKIAYDQKLCNLLDEFSQVLIASADNVGSTQLQGIRKGLRGDSVVLMGKNTMMKRTIKLHAEKTGNSDLLNLVTLLVGNVGLIFTKGDLKEVREEIAKYKVGAPARVGLVAPIDVVVPPGNTGLDPSQTSFFQVLNIPTKINKGTVEIITPVELIRKGEKVGSSEAALLAKLGIRPFSYGLNIESVYDNGSVFSPNVLDLTEEDLLEKFASGLSMVTALALGISYPTLAAAPHMFINGYKNVLAIAVATEYDFPQAEQVKEFLKDPSKFAVAAAPVAAADSGASGAAAKEEEKKDEPVDESDEDLGFSLFD, from the exons ATGGCAGTGAAACCAACCAAGGCACAGAAAAAGATAGCATACGACCAGAAACTCTGCAACCTTCTTGATGAGTTCAGTCAGGTGCTTATCGCGTCAGCAGACAACGTGGGGTCCACTCAGTTACAGGGAATCAGAAAGGGTTTGAGAGGAGATTCAGTTGTGTTGATGGGTAAAAATACTATGATGAAGAGGACGATCAAGCTTCATGCTGAGAAAACTGGGAATTCTGATTTGTTGAATCTTGTTACCTTGCTAGTG GGAAATGTCGGGTTGATCTTTACTAAGGGAGATTTGAAGGAAGTCAGGGAGGAAATTGCCAAGTACAAG GTTGGAGCTCCTGCTCGTGTTGGACTGGTTGCCCCAATTGATGTTGTCGTCCCACCTGGCAACACTGGTCTTGACCCATCTCAGACATCCTTCTTCCAG GTCCTCAACATTCCCACCAAGATTAACAAGGGTACTGTTGAAATCATCACCCCCGTTGAGCTGATTAGGAAGGGTGAAAAGGTCGGTTCTTCTGAGGCAGCCTTGCTTGCTAAGCTTGGAATCAGGCCCTTCTCTTACGGTCTGAACATTGAGTCTGTCTATGACAATGGGTCAGTCTTTAGCCCGAATGTTCTTGACCTGACAGAGGAGGACCTCCTTGAGAAGTTCGCCAGTGGTTTATCCATGGTCACAGCACTTGCCCTCGGGATCTCATACCCTACCCTTGCTGCTGCTCCTCACATGTTCATCAATGGGTACAAGAATGTCTTGGCCATTGCTGTTGCTACCGAGTATGACTTCCCTCAGGCTGAGCAAGTCAAGGAGTTCCTCAAG GATCCAAGCAAGTTTGCAGTAGCTGCTGCACCAGTTGCAGCAGCAGACAGTGGTGCATCAGGAGCAGCTGCCaaggaagaagagaagaaggATGAGCCTGTGGATGAATCCGATGAGGACTTGGGTTTCAGCCTCTTCGATTAa